ACATCCCAAGTTCCTTGTAACCAGGTGTTTCAGTGCCATCCAGCTTCTGTGCTGGAgctgctggggatggggagagggaaaggagagagctgGATGGATGATGTAAGTGCTGGGACAGAACAGTTCCAGTTTCCCAGGGGCTGGAGTCCCTGGTTTCTACTTTCCCAAGACAACCGGGGCCTTGTGAAAATTGGGGGAGGAACACATGCAAGAGGAATGGAGAGCCTTGTGCTCATGACTCAGGCATGCCCAGACCAGGGTGGGGGCCTTGTGAGGGGATGACCTTGTGATGAGAGGGAACaacagcaaagctggaggcagaaCTTAGAGATGGGGGATGTCAGAGGGGCTTTTCTGAAATGTGAAAATGAATACATGGGCAGATTTTGCAACACCACCCAGCCTGCTGTCTTCTCGTCTCTGCTCCCTGGGACCCGCCtgttccccctgccccaccctctgcttcctcccatcTTTCACCAagcttcttttctatttctgctttccCTGTCTTTCTCCCATCCTGTTCCCCTATGCCCCCTGTGCACTCTTTCctgttccctctcttctcctcttccctggtGCCCTGTtcatctctgtttccatctctctggctgcctgccctggcgCCCTTGTCCTTCTGTGCTTTCATGTGGGGCCCATGGGAACTGGAGTTCACAGCAAAACAGGAAGAGCCTGTGAGCAGGAAActgggagtggggcagggggtgAACAACCAGCAGTAACCTCAGCTCCTCACCCCCTACATCTGGACCGAAGCATCCCCAgggctccctgcctctcccactgCGGCCCACCAGCCTCAGCTTGTTCCCTCTCAGCACTTCACTGGTCCAGCAGACCTGAGAGGCAACAAGATGAGAGTATCCTAGACTCTGACACAGGAGAAACAAAGAGCACAGGGACTGGAGGGAGGACATCTGGATTCTGATCCCAGCTTGGCCACTCAGTGTGTGTGGTCTTGGAAAAGGCTCTCCCAGGAGCTTAGTGTTCTCTGTACGATGGAGCTTGTGATATgtaccctccctccctcccggggCTGCTCTAAGGATAATAGAGATAGTGAGGGATTTGTGCATGGAAACAAGCCCTCGGAAGATTGACAACGTACAGATCCAAGGTGATAGGAAGATTCATAGCTGAAAAGATGCGGAGGGCAATAACTGCCACGACTTCTGGAACATTTACTGCGTGCCACACATTGTGCTATGGTGTATCGTTTAATTCTCATGACAACCTTATGTGGCAAAAACCattatttttatccctatttaaaaattttgtttttcctttgaggaagattagccctgagctaacatctgctgccaatcctcctctttttgctaaagaagactggccctgagctaacatccatgcccatcttcctttacaggtgtgggacacctgccacagcatggcttgccaagctgtgccatgtccacacctgggatctgaaccgctgaagtggaatatgcaaacttaaccgctgctccacgaggccagcccctatccctattttaaagatagggaaacagattcagagacattaaataatttgtttaatcaagatcacacagttaatAAGAGGCAGAGGCAAGGCCAGTATTTGAACCCAAAATCGGAGCCCAGAGCCCAAACACTAAACCAACAGGGCTGAGATGAAATTGACTGGAGCTAACAAGTCTAGGATAGAAAAGGATCATATTCTTCTTGTTTacttcttcattcaacaaacaggaCCACGGTACCTACTCCGTTGACTACTTCATGCCAGGCCCTGCTCCAGGGGCTACGGgggaaatgaaatcaataaaatgtgCTGTCTACCTTAAAGGACGGATCTCATGTTCCAAGCAACGGGGCGGGAAGACTACGGCTCTAGTCTCAGTAGCTGCTGGATAGAGCCCTTCCTCACCACAGGTGGAACCATTCCCCAGGTGAGGGAAACTGCCTGCCTTCCCAGGTCCATCCTGGGCTGGCACCTGAGTCTACAGTCTTCACCCCCAACCCCATCTGGGGCCAGCCATTGCTCATAGCCAGCTTCTTagcagcccctctctctcctggcctcctCCCCTCTGTGTGGCCCCCACAGGGCACCCACATTCAGAGACTCACTGGAAGGCCCAGCACCTGCCTCTCACCACCCCTGGAGTTCTACCAGCTTGGCTGAGGGCTGGGGCTAGTGGGGAGAGCTGCTTCGCCCATTCccagaggcaggggaggagggagaggctgggaaagCAGGCTGGGGCTCAGTGTCGCAATTTCGGGCCGTGCTGGGACCTTTGCTCCGCGAAGTGTCTATGGAGGGGAGGGAACAACTCTGGAGGCTGCTGGGATTGGGATGGGGGTGCCTGGGAGGCAGTCCTGTAAAAGCAGCTAAGAGCCGCCAGggtgaggagaggaaggggagagaagtggAACTGGGCTGGTCTGCAGGGAAATGCGACTGTCCTGGTTGGGGGTAGGGGGGCATGGTGGCGCTTGGCTGAGGGGGTGGCCGGCCGGGGAGGAGTCAGCGTGGTGGGGAAGCTGCCCTGTGGGCGGGGGCAAGGAGGCCAGGGCTCCGGTCGGTCGGTTGGCTCCGGCTCCGGTCAGCCTGGCAGGAAGGAGGGGTGGCCCAACCCCttggcagcccctcccctcagccttCTCCCACATTACTTCCCTGGGGCTCCGGCCCCCTCTCCTGCTCAGCTCCGGCTCCTCAGCTGCCGAGGCCTCTGGACAAGGGACTGCACCATCCTCCTTTCCCAGCAAGGGGGCTCCAGAGACTGCCCCAGCCAGGAAGTCTGGCGGCCTAGGCATTCGGTGGGTCTGCTCCCAGCGCTGGCCTGGGgctccgtgtgtgtgtgtctggggttGGGGGATGTCCTATGGCTCTTAGAAAAGGGGTCTCTGGGGAGAAGTGaaggatgatgatggtgatggaagCTCGGGCAGCGACAGGATTCTACTGAGGTTccaggataatttcacagggGGCTGGTGGAGGAGGTCCTGTGTGTGAACTGGGGTGACTCTTGGAGGCAAAAGGTTTGTGCTGGGACCCTGGAAAGTGGCAGGAGCGAGGTTGTCTAACAAGTAGTGTGTTTCAGTGGCTGGAATGAGCGTCGATTCCATGTCCTGGTCAACTCTGGCTGTCCCCAGTGTTGGAGTGAGGGGGAAGGGGCTGTGACAGAAGTGGGGCAGATGTGTCTACACATCGCCCCATGGCCTGGAGGGGTCCCTGGGGAGAAAAGGTGACATGGTGGTTGAGAGCTCAGGCTTCATGAGTCAGAGAGACCAGAGTTGGAGTCTTGGCTCTACCTCTCCCTGACTGTGGCCATAGGCAGTTTACGTAatctctttgaacctcagtttcctcatcggtaaATTGGGCTTAAGAATAGATGTGACCTCATAGGGATATTGTAAGGAGGGCGTGTAAAGCCTTAGCACAGGCTGATATATATATAAGGCAAGTAAATGTTAGCTGGCATGTTAGTACTGATAAAAGGTAGGATCACGAGGAGAGGGTTGCTGAGGCCAGAAAGGAGCCCAGTTCTGGACGAGTGTAACCTGGGTCCTTCCTGCAGGACAGTCCCTTGGTAATGTCCAGGGCTCCGGGAAGAGATGTCCTTGTGGCTGGAGGCCCCTGTGCCTGATGTTTCTCCTGGTAAGCTTCGTCACTCAGTCCTCTCCCCTGAGCCCAGGCCCTAGCTTCTCTCCTCCCGCAGGAATCAGCCGCCTTCACTACCTGCCTTCTGCCCCCCAACCCCGGAGAGCAGTCCAGAGCTGTTCTGCCCAGACCACCTCTGCCCAGGTTCTGGTACCTGGCCATTGCAGACACCAGCCAGGCGTTCTCAATCTGGGCTTGCTGCTGGGGAAAGTTGGCATGTCCAGTGCTTACCCAGCCCTGGCTTTGAAGAGTTCTGTCTGATCTCTGAAATAGATACATGTCAGCCCCCCAAGGGGACAAAGGTTGACGTCCTCATTTAAGGTATTGAGGTGCAAGTGCCTTGCCCTGGAGCCCACACAGACCCCAGTGTCCCAAAGCCTGAGGCGACATTTTGCTGCCCTCTACGGGTGGAGATAAGTTTGTGGTTTCCCAGGAGGATGCTGGGAAAGTGGACAAGGAGGGACCTGAGACCCCCTTGTGCCTCTCTTTCGGGGCTCAGACTCTGCAGTGGAGCTGTGGGAGCCAGATGCCCAAGATGCAAGTGGCCAGGCGCTGGGAGGCAGCAACTGCATCCTCAGGGAGGAAGCCAGCACGCCACAATCTTCTGGGGGCACTTCGGGGGTGGGGTTGGAGGCAGCAGAGCCCACAGCCCTGCTCCCGGGGGTGGAGGCCCCTCCAGAGTCCACAGGTGAGGAGTGCTGGATTTTCAGGAGGTGGGAGCTCCCTGGATCTGGGAGGGGTACCTCAGGGCTCTTTATAAGATAACAGTTAAGTGCAAAGGTTTTGGTGTCAACCAGGCCTGAGGGATGAGTGTAAATTTTGTCCCTATCTTAGGCccttctgagcctgtttccttgtttgcaaaatggaaataataatagtgcctatctCTTATGGTTGTTGTAAGGATCAGTGTATATAAAGGGCTTAGACAATACCTAGTTCATAATGGTACTTGGCATATGAGAGCTACTTTCTTATAATAGAGAGATTAGACTGCATATAATGAAGGGAATGAAGGTCACTGAGTCGCCAACTGGGCAGCATGCTTTTTCCTTGGAGAAGAACGTTAAGGCTCTTCTCTGTATCCAGAGCCACGTCCACAAAAGCggaaaaaggggccggcccccaaaatgcTGGGGAACGAGCTGTGCAGTGTGTGTGGGGACAAGGCCTCCGGCTTCCACTACAACGTGCTGAGCTGTGAGGGCTGCAAGGGGTTCTTCCGCCGCAGTGTCATCAAAGGGGCACGCTACATCTGCCACAGCGGGGGCCACTGCCCCATGGACACCTACATGCGTCGCAAATGCCAGGAGTGTCGCCTTCGCAAATGCCGCCAGGCCGGCATGCGGGAGGAGTGTGAGTATCTAGGGCCAGGAGTCGGGGGAGAGGCTGGTGGGACAGGGCACACGTGGGTGCCAGGGTGGAGGGTAAACAGGCAGCTGAGCCTACAGGGCTTTTCCAACATGGGCCCTAAGTGTGGATTAAAATCTCTTTCTTGCCTTTACCCAATGCTCTCTGCTTTCCCGAAAACTCCAACTACCCTTtgtctccccctcttctcccctcctcacgtCTGGTCTCTCCTTAGGTGTCCTGTCAGAAGAACAGATCCGCCTGAAGAAGCTGAAGCGGCAAGAGGAGGAACAGTCTCAGGCCACATCTGTGCCCCCAAGGGTGCCCTCGGATCCCCAAGTCCTACCCCAGCTCAGCCCAGAGCAACTGGGCATGATTGAGAAGCTGGTGGCTGCCCAGCAACAGTGTAACAGACGCTCCTTTTCTGACCAGCTTCGAGTCACGGTACCTGAGGGACCTGGGGAGAGGTGGCTGTGCCCAGAGCACCAGCTGGCTCCTTGATAACCACTTGATATCAGAGTGGTTTGCtttttcccctccctgcccttctgGGTAGCCCTGGCCCATGGCACCAGATCCCCAGAGCCGGGAGGCCCGGCAGCAGCGCTTTGCCCACTTCACCGAGCTGGCCATCGTCTCCGTGCAGGAGATTGTCGATTTCGCCAAGCAGCTGCCCGGCTTCCTGCAGCTCAGCCGAGAGGACCAGATCGCCCTGCTGAAGACCTCTGCGATCGAGGTGGCGGGCCCGGCCGAGGGGTCAAGGAGAACCGGAGCAGGATTGTCTGTGGGAGGGGCCTGCAGACCCACTGGGGAGCCCAGTCCACCAGGAAGTAGGGATGAGGGGCTTGGCCTTCTCTCGGAGTCCCTATTTGAGGTCTGCTACCTGTGTGCAGGTCATGCTTCTGGAGACATCTCGGAGGTACAACCCTGGGAGTGAGAGTATCACCTTCCTCAAGGATTTCAGTTACAACCGGGAAGACTTCGCTAAAGCAGGTGAGAACAGAGATCAGGAAAGGATTGGGTTGGATGGACAGATGCTTTTTGTCATGGGGCCCATAGTGACAAGGGAGCCACGGGTCCAAGGTTTGAGTGGCTGTGAAGGGAAGGCTCCACTTGTTTTCCCAAGACAGAAAGTTGGAATGTTGATAGGCTCTCAACTGCTGCAAATAGACACCTGTTCTCTGGTGCattaggtcagtggttctcaaactatgTTCCAAGGAACCTGAGGTGGGCATTGGAAGTGTCAGAAGTGTCACCTTAGAGGAGAAGCAGGCGCAGGAATGTCCTTTATTCTGACTTTAGCCAAAGAAGAAGCTTCATTTAAATCTACATTATTGAGTATGCTTCTGCATAACTCTTTGCTTGAAGAAAAGATTGTACAGCTAGGAAAAAAAGCTTGAAAGCCACCTCGTTGAGCCTTTTAGTAGTCAATAATgaacaaatcttcctcacacgtgCTCTCCAAGGCTTATGTGGCCTGATTTCCCCCTACTGTTTTTTCAGTTGCTCTTTCCAACGAGCCGTAGAACTGGAGCTGAAATACGGTACACAGGCCCAGGTGGGGCAGCGTTAGCATAAGAGCGAATGCTTCTGTCCCCATCCTGTACCCGGAGTATTTTCTCCAAGAATTAGTTCACATTGCTGCTCTCTGATACTTGCTTGCAGGCTAAGCTGTGTTTGTTTCCTCATATTCAATTGCTGGAAATGTTTGTGTCATGGGAGCAGGATTAG
This sequence is a window from Equus caballus isolate H_3958 breed thoroughbred chromosome 12, TB-T2T, whole genome shotgun sequence. Protein-coding genes within it:
- the NR1H3 gene encoding oxysterols receptor LXR-alpha isoform X1: MSLWLEAPVPDVSPDSAVELWEPDAQDASGQALGGSNCILREEASTPQSSGGTSGVGLEAAEPTALLPGVEAPPESTEPRPQKRKKGPAPKMLGNELCSVCGDKASGFHYNVLSCEGCKGFFRRSVIKGARYICHSGGHCPMDTYMRRKCQECRLRKCRQAGMREECVLSEEQIRLKKLKRQEEEQSQATSVPPRVPSDPQVLPQLSPEQLGMIEKLVAAQQQCNRRSFSDQLRVTPWPMAPDPQSREARQQRFAHFTELAIVSVQEIVDFAKQLPGFLQLSREDQIALLKTSAIEVMLLETSRRYNPGSESITFLKDFSYNREDFAKAGLQVEFINPIFEFSRAMNELQLNDAEFALLIAISIFSADRPNVQDQLQVERLQHTYVEALHAYVSIHHPHDRLMFPRMLMKLVSLRTLSSVHSEQVFALRLQDKKLPPLLSEIWDVHE
- the NR1H3 gene encoding oxysterols receptor LXR-alpha isoform X3; the protein is MSLWLEAPVPDVSPDSAVELWEPDAQDASGQALGGSNCILREEASTPQSSGGTSGVGLEAAEPTALLPGVEAPPESTEPRPQKRKKGPAPKMLGNELCSVCGDKASGFHYNVLSCEGCKGFFRRSVIKGARYICHSGGHCPMDTYMRRKCQECRLRKCRQAGMREECVLSEEQIRLKKLKRQEEEQSQATSVPPRVPSDPQVLPQLSPEQLGMIEKLVAAQQQCNRRSFSDQLRVTPWPMAPDPQSREARQQRFAHFTELAIVSVQEIVDFAKQLPGFLQLSREDQIALLKTSAIEVMLLETSRRYNPGSESITFLKDFSYNREDFAKAGLQVEFINPIFEFSRAMNELQLNDAEFALLIAISIFSAGPTDVPTDADETGEPPDTEQRPLRASVRTAPAGQKASAAAL
- the NR1H3 gene encoding oxysterols receptor LXR-alpha isoform X2; the encoded protein is MSLWLEAPVPDVSPDSAVELWEPDAQDASGQALGGSNCILREEASTPQSSGGTSGVGLEAAEPTALLPGVEAPPESTEPRPQKRKKGPAPKMLGNELCSVCGDKASGFHYNVLSCEGCKGFFRRSVIKGARYICHSGGHCPMDTYMRRKCQECRLRKCRQAGMREECVLSEEQIRLKKLKRQEEEQSQATSVPPRVPSDPQVLPQLSPEQLGMIEKLVAAQQQCNRRSFSDQLRVTPWPMAPDPQSREARQQRFAHFTELAIVSVQEIVDFAKQLPGFLQLSREDQIALLKTSAIEVMLLETSRRYNPGSESITFLKDFSYNREDFAKAGLQVEFINPIFEFSRAMNELQLNDAEFALLIAISIFSAGRFPDTLSLRESLPSTSCAGPTDVPTDADETGEPPDTEQRPLRASVRTAPAGQKASAAAL